tggccggggtagactcaaaattcgcgaaggattcgtcgtgaggctacgagagcaccaagagcttggcaccgtgaacgtccagggtcttcagaggaagacgacatAGTGTATATAATAATgtttataaccccccccccccgtgtaatcttatatatatttattagtgatggtaataattatagtattaagttcttgactttatttcccttcccctttaagttacttgcgttacggatctcatcccttgaaagccactactggcttggggccggatacccttcctctaacaacatcagagtaagaacccagttgcgacccgagagggccgtaacacggcCCCACACACTCTCTatcccggcccccacactctccatcccggccccacacactctccatcccggccccacacactctccatcccggcccccacactctccatcccggccccccacactctccatcccggcccccacactctccatcccggccccaacactctccagcccggcccccacactctccagcccggcccccacactctccatcccggcccaacactctccagcccggcccccacCCTCTCCATCCCGGCCCCCAACGCTCTccatcccgccccccccccctctccatccctgcccccacactctccatcccggcccccacactctccatcccggcccccacactctccagcccggccccTACACTCTCTagcccggcccccacactctccagcccggccccccacactctccatcccggcccccacactctccatcccggctcccacactctccagcccggcccccacactctccagctcggcccctcactctccagccaggccccacacactctccatcccggccccacacactctccagcccggcccccacactctccatcccggcccccacactctccatcccggcccccacactctccatcccggccccacacactctccagcccggcccccacactctccatcccggcccccacactctccagcccgggccccacacactctccatcccggcccccacactctccatcccggccccaacactctccagcccggcccccacactctccagcccggcccccacactctccagcccggcccaacactctccagcccggcccccacactctccatcccggccccacacactctccatcccggcccccacactctccatcccggcCCCCCACACTCTGCATCCCGGACCCCAGACTCTCCAGCTCGGCCCTCACACTCTCCATcctggcccccacactctccagcccggcccccacactctccagctcGGCCCCTCACTCTCCATCCCGGCCCCCAACACTCTCCATTCCGGCCCCCACACTCGCCAGCCCGGctcccacactctccatcccggcccccacactctccagcccggctcccacactctccatcccggcccccacactctccagcccggcccccacactctccatcccggcccccacactctccagccaggcccccacactctccatcccggcccccacactctccatcccggctcccacactctccatcccggcccccacactctccagcccggcccccacactctccatcccggccccccacactctgcatcccggcccccacactctccatcccggcccccacactctccagcccggcccccacactctccatcccggcccccacactctgcatcccggcccccacactctccatcccggccccccacactctgcatcccggcccccacactctccatcccAGCCCCCAACACTCTCCATtccggcccccacactctccagcccggccccccacactctccatcccggcccccaacactctccatcccggccccccacactctccagcccgacccccacactctccatcccggcccccaacactctccatcccggcccccacactctccagcccggcccccacactctccagcccggcccccacactctccatcccggcccccacactctccagcccggccccccacactctgcatcccggcccccacactctccatcccAGCCCCCAACACTCTCCatcccggcccccacactctccatcccggcccccacactctccgtCCCGGCACCCaacactctccagcccggcccccacactctccatcccggcccccacactctccatcccggcCCCCCAAACTCTCTatcccggcccccacactctccatcccggcccccacactctccatcccggccccccacactctccatcccggcccccacactctccatcccGACCGCCCACACTCTGCATCccggccccccacactctccatcccggccccccacactctccatcccggacatcccacactctccagcccggcccccacactctccagcccggcccccacactctccagcccggcccccacactctccagctcggcccccacactctccatcccggccccccacactctccatcccggcccccacactctccagcccggcccccacactctccagcccggcccccacactctccagctcggcccccacactctccatcctggcccccacactctccagcccggcccccacactctccagcccggcccccacactctccagctcggcccccacactctccatcccggccccccacactctccatcccggcccccacactctccagctcggcccccacactctccatcccggccccccacactctccagcccggcccccacactctccagctcggcccccacactctccatcctggcccccacactctccagcccggcccccacactctccagctcggcccctcactctccagccaggcccccacactctccagcccgaccccacactctccagcccggcccccacactctccagctcggcccctcactctccagccagggcccccacactctccagcccggcccccacactctccagtccggcccccacactctccagctcggcccccacactctccagctcggccccccccctctccagcccggaccccacactctccagcccggccccccacactctccaaccaggcccccacactctccagccaggcccccacactctccagcccggcccccacactctccagcccggcccccacactctccagcccggccgccacactctccagcccggcccccacactctccagctcggcccctcactctccagccaggcccccacactctccagcccggcccccacactctccagcccggcccccacactctccagctcggccctcacactctccagcccggaccctacactctccagcccggccttccccacactctcctcccaggcccccacactctccagccaggcccccacactctccagcccggcccttacactctccagcccggcccccacactctccagccggGCCCCCtcactctccagcccggcccccacactctccagcccggcccccacactctccagcccggccctaacactctccagcccggcccccacactctccagcccggccccaacactctccagcccggcccccacactctccagcccggccccaacactctccagcccggcccccacactctccagcccggcccccacactctccagcccggccccaacactctccagcccggccccaacactctccagcccggcccccacactctccagcccggcccccacactctccagcccggccccaacactctccagcccggcccccacactctccagcccggcccccacactctccagcccggcccccacactctccagccaggcccccacactctccagcccggcccccacactctccagcccggtccccacactctccagcccggccccaacactctccagcccggcccccacactctccagcccggcccccacactctccagcccggcccccacactctccagcccggcccccacactctccagcccggcccccacactctccagcccggccccaacactctccagcccggcccccccacactctccagcccggcccccacACATTAAATTTCGCCTGCGGATATTTTCCCACTATCTGCATTTAACAATTTAAACAGTTCTTTGGCATGTACGGCTAtggcgggtaggtggttccacGGGGTTTATAGCCCTGTGGGTGAAGAAGCCTATTACAGCGCCGCCCTGATGGTGACTCTGGGGAGCCTCCTGGGCGCCGCCCTGCTGGTGACTCTGGGGGAGCCTCCTGGTCGCCGCCCTGCTGGTGACTCTGGGGGAGCCTCCTGGGCGCCGCCCTGCTGATGACTCTGGGGAGCCTCCTGGTCGCCGCCCTGCTGGTAACTCTGGGGGAGCCTCCTGGTCGCCGCCCTGCTGGTGACTCTGGGGGAGCCTCCTGGGCGCCGCCCTGCTGGTGACTCTGGGGAGCCTCCTGGGCGCCGCCCTGCTGGTGACTCTGGGGGAGCCTCCTGGGCGCCGCCCTGCTGGTGACTCTGGGGAGCCTCCTGGGCGCCGCCCTGCTGGTGACTCTGGGGAGCCTCCTGGGCGCCGCCCTGCTGGTGACTCTGGGGGAGCCTCCTGGGCGCCGCCCTGCTGGTGACTCTGGGGGAGCCTCCTGGTCGCCGCCCTGCTGGTGACTCTGGGGAGCCTCCTGGTCGCCGCCCTGCTGGTGACTCTGGGGGAGCCTCCTGGTCGCCGCCCTGCTGGTGACTCTGGGGAGCCTCCTGGTCGCCGCCCTGCTGGTGACTCTGGGGGAGCCTCCTGGGCGCCGCCCTGCTGGTGACTCTGGGGGAGCCTCCTGGTCGCCGCCCTGCTGGTGACTCTGGGGGAGCCTCCTGGGCGCCGCCCTGCTGGTAACTCTGGGGGAGCCTCCTGGTCGCCGCCCTGCTGGTGACTCTGGGGGAGCCTCCTGGGCGCCGCCCTGCTGGTGACTCTGGGGAGCCTCCTGGGCGCCGCCCTGCTGGTGACTCTGGGGAGCCTCCTGGGCGCCGCCCTGCTGGTGACTCTGGGGAGCCTCCTGGGCGCCGCCCTGCTGGTGACTCTGGGGGAGCCTCCTGGGCGCCGCCCTGCTGGTGACTCTGGGGAAGCCTCCTGGGCGCCGCCCTGCTGGTGACTCTGGGGAGCCTCCTGGTCGCCGCCCTGCTGGTGACTCTGGGGAGCCTCCTGGTCGCCGCCCTGCTGGTGACTCTGGGGGAGCCTCCTGGTCGCCGCCCTGCTGGTGACTCTGGGGAGCCTCCTGGTCGCCGCCCTGCTGGTGACTCTGGGGGAGCCTCCTGGGCGCCGCCCTGCTGGTGACTCTGGGGAGCCTCCTGGGCGCCGCCCTGCTGGTGACTCTGGCGAGCCTCCTGGGCGCCGCCCTGCTGGTGACTCTGGGGAGCCGCCCTGCTGATGACTCTGGGGAGCCTCCTGGTCGCCGCCCTGCTGGTGACTCTGGGGAGCCGCCCTGCTGGTGACTCTGGGGAGCCTCCTGGTCGCCGCCCTGCTGGTGACTCTGGGGAGCCGCCCTGCTGGTGACTCTGGGGAGCCTCCTGGTCGCCGCCCTGCTGGTAACTCTGGGGGAGCCTCCTGGGCGCCGCCCTGCTGGTGACTCTGGGGGAGCCTCCTGGGCGCCGCCCTGCTGGTGACTCTGGGGAGCCTCCTGGTCGCCGCCCTGCTGGTAACTCTGGGGGAGCCTCCTGGTCGCCGCCCTGCTGGTGACTCTGGGGGAGCCTCCTGGTCGCCGCCCTGCTGGTAACTCTGGGGGAGCCTCCTGGGCGCCGCCCTGCTGGTGACTCTGGGGAGCCTCCTGGTCGCCGCCCTGCTGGTGACTCTGGGGAGCCTCCTGGGCGCCGCCCTGCTGGTAACTCTGGGGGAGCCTCCTGGGCGCCGCCCTGCTGGTGACTCTGGGGAGCCTCCTGGTCGCCGCCCTGCTGGTGACTCTGGGGAGCCTCCTGGGCGCCGCCCTGCTGGTGACTCTGGGGAGCCTCCTGGGCGCCGCCCTGCTGGTGACTCTGGGGAGCCTCCTGGGCGCCGCCCTGCTGATGACTCTGGGGAGCCTCCTGGTCGCCGCCCTGCTGGTGACTCTGGGGGAGCCTCCTGGGCGCCGCCCTGCTGGTAACTCTGGGGGAGCCTCCTGGGCGCCGCCCTGCTGGTGACTCTGGGGGAGCCTCCTGGTCGCCGCCCTGCTGGTAACTCTGGGGGAGCCTCCTGGGCGCCGCCCTGCTGGTGACTCTGGGGGAGCCTCCTGGGCGCCGCCCTGCTGATGACTCTGGGGAGCCTCCTGGTCGCCGCCCTGCTGGTGACTCTGGGGGAGCCTCCTGGGCGCCGCCCTGCTGGTAACTCTGGGGGAGCCTCCTGGGCGCCGCCCTGCTGGTGACTCTGGGGGAGCCTCCTGGTCGCCGCCCTGCTGGTAACTCTGGGGGAGCCTCCTGGGCGCCGCCCTGCTGGTGACTCTGGGGGAGCCTCCTGGGCGCCGCCCTGCTGGTGACTCTGGGGAGCCTCCTGGTCGCCGCCCTGCTGGTGACTCTGGGGGAGCCTCCTGGTCGCCGCCCTGCTGGTGACTCTGGGGAGCCTCCTGGTCGCCGCCCTGCTGGTGACTCTGGGGAGCCTCCTGGTCGCCGCCCTGCTGGTGACTCTGGGGGAGCCTCCTGGTCGCCGCCCTGCTGGTGACTCTGGGGGAGCCTCCTGGTCGCCGCCCTGCTGGTGACTCTGGGGGAGCCTCCTAGTCGCCGCCCTGCTGGTGACTCTGGGGGAGCCTCCTGGTCACGGGGAAGCGATGTGCCGCTGACGGGGGGATGAGAGGCCGTCAGGACCAACACGTGTCCCTATAATGGGAAGCTCTCGTATTGTTCAGTAAATCCCTCAGTAGTCGGGCCActgacataatctcactccacaaattttcttgtgttaattacatttacaaaaccttgttcttaaacgcaaatcctgctctgaaactttccctggacagatgtaacagGACCACATCaggattatcaccacaccagaaataaatatctctctgatatccccagagtcaaacttaatctgtgtaaacactctatgcaaataaagggacccagtctatggaactcactccctaatgaattgaaaagctgtccaacttttgcgtcattcaaaaacaaaactaaaagtacctaatctcatcttcatagttttttatctttttgctttaaaattgcactgtatctattgcttcttaatctccctatctttatgtacccaatccgaacatctataccattgtgatcattgctgtcttcttatatgtgctatcaatctgctgtatggtgtctgttaatcttgtttaaattaccaatcaagttgtcaatgtaatcaaccagagctttaatataccaatgtgctttaatatacttactattctctctcatctcatttttttcttgcaatgtatttgttatcattttattaattctgctagaatttacctacttaaaattatctgttagattacggacctgccctaaacgctgcgcgtactagtggctttacaagattgtaaatactatgctatgtattcccacaaacccaatgtaccttcttgtatataaataaaataaaataacaaacaCCATCCTTCGCGTCAGGCAATAATCCCTCTCCCGTTCCTCTCCCATACCCTGCCGTTCCTCTCCCATACCCTGCCGTTCCTCTCCCATACCCTGCCGTTCCTCTCCCATACCCTGCCGTTCCTCTCCCATACCCTGCCGTTCCTCTCCCATACTCCAACAGAGGTCAACACTCCCGCCAGCACTCCAACAGAGGTCAACACTCCCGCCAGCACTCCAACAGAGGTCAACACTCCCGCCGCCCAGGTCACGGTCATTATTAATGTGGACACCACCTGCCAGTGAGAAGGTAAGTCCATAAACAGGGTCCAGGATCAACGTTCAGGGGGTGCTGGAGGGGGCAGGAGGGgcgggggtgttggagggggcaggaggggcgggggtgttggagggggcaggaggggcgggggtgttggagggggcaggaggggcgggggtgttcgagggggcaggaggggcgggggtgttggagggggcaggaggggcgggggtgttggagggggcaggaggggcgggggtgttggagggggcagGAGGGGCGGATGCGGCTTATGCGAcattactggagcctctgggtcactactggagcctctgggtcactactggagcctcttggTCACTACTgcatggagcctctgggtcactactggggcttctgggtcactactggagcctctgggacactactggggcctctgggtcactactggagcctctgggtcactactggagcctctgggtcactactgcatggagcctctgggacactactggagcctctgggtcactactggggcctctgggacacaacaggagcctctgggacactactggagcctctgggacactactggagcctctgggacactactggagcctctgggacactactggggcctctgggacactactggagcctctgggacactactggagcctctgggacactactggagcctctgggacactactggagcctctggatcactactggagcctctgggtaacTACTgcatggagcctctgggtcactactggggcttctgggtcactactggagcctctgggacactactggagcctctgggtcactactggggcctctgggtcactactggagcctctgggacactactggggcctctgggacactactggagcctctgggtcactactgcatggagcctctgggtcactactggggcttcTGGGTACCTACTGGAGCCTctaggacactactggagcctctgggacacaactggagcctctgggacactactggagcctctgggacactactggagcctctgggccactactggagc
The DNA window shown above is from Procambarus clarkii isolate CNS0578487 chromosome 65, FALCON_Pclarkii_2.0, whole genome shotgun sequence and carries:
- the LOC138355051 gene encoding uncharacterized protein: MGEERQGMGEERQGMGEERQGMGEERQGMGEERQGMGEERERDYCLTRRMGHVLVLTASHPPVSGTSLPRDQEAPPESPAGRRLGGSPRVTSRAATRRLPQSHQQGGDQEAPPESPAGRRPGGSPESPAGRRPGGSPESPAGRRPGGSPRVTSRAATRRLPRVTSRAAPRRLPQSHQQGGAQEAPPELPAGRRPGGSPRVTSRAAPRRLPQSYQQGGAQEAPPESPAGRRPGGSPESSAGRRPGGSPRVTSRAAPRRLPQSYQQGGDQEAPPESPAGRRPGGSPRVTSRAAPRRLPQSHQQGGDQEAPQSHQQGGAQEAPQSHQQGGAQEAPQSHQQGGAQEAPQSHQQGGDQEAPQSHQQGGAQEAPPELPAGRRPGGSPESPAGRRPGGSPESPAGRRPGGSPRVTSRAATRRLPQSHQQGGDQEAPPELPAGRRPGGSPESPAGRRPGGSPRVTSRAAPRRLPQSYQQGGDQEAPQSHQQGGSPESPAGRRPGGSPESPAGRLPRVTSRAATRRLPRVISRAAPQSHQQGGAQEARQSHQQGGAQEAPQSHQQGGAQEAPPESPAGRRPGGSPESPAGRRPGGSPRVTSRAATRRLPRVTSRAATRRLPRVTSRAAPRRLPQSHQQGGAQEAPPESPAGRRPGGSPESPAGRRPGGSPESPAGRRPGGSPESPAGRRPGGSPRVTSRAATRRLPQSYQQGGAQEAPPESPAGRRPGGSPRVTSRAAPRRLPQSHQQGGDQEAPQSHQQGGDQEAPPESPAGRRPGGSPESPAGRRPGGSPRVTSRAAPRRLPQSHQQGGAQEAPQSHQQGGAQEAPQSHQQGGAQEAPPESPAGRRPGGSPESPAGRRPGGSPRVTSRAATRRLPQSYQQGGDQEAPQSHQQGGAQEAPPESPAGRRPGGSPRVTSRAAPRRLPRVTIRAAL